A window of the Lactuca sativa cultivar Salinas chromosome 7, Lsat_Salinas_v11, whole genome shotgun sequence genome harbors these coding sequences:
- the LOC111888544 gene encoding cell wall / vacuolar inhibitor of fructosidase 1, with translation MKLSHVTILFLAILFQETLFLATGDRQFIENTCKGTPSYNLCLSILLANPKSQDANLTGLALIVVDAVKNEGVKTLQQIDALKKSLPELTTTLMQCGDVYNTIMHVNVPLTINALNLGNPKFGEDGMADTTIESQTCERSFKEHGQTSPLTNMNKDMEDVANVARAIIRMLL, from the coding sequence ATGAAATTGTCTCATGTCACCATTCTCTTTCTCGCTATTCTTTTTCAAGAAACCCTATTTTTAGCCACGGGAGACAGACAATTCATAGAGAACACATGCAAGGGCACACCTTCATACAACTTATGCCTTTCGATTTTATTGGCAAACCCCAAGAGCCAAGATGCAAATTTAACAGGCTTAGCACTCATCGTAGTTGATGCAGTAAAAAATGAAGGTGTGAAAACCCTACAACAAATCGATGCTCTCAAAAAGTCTCTGCCCGAGTTGACAACAACACTGATGCAGTGTGGAGATGTGTATAACACTATAATGCATGTGAATGTTCCTTTAACCATTAACGCATTGAATcttggaaaccctaaattcggcgAAGATGGAATGGCTGATACCACTATCGAGTCGCAGACATGTGAGAGGAGTTTTAAGGAGCATGGTCAAACATCACCGTTGACGAATATGAATAAAGATATGGAAGATGTGGCTAATGTAGCTAGGGCCATTATTAGAATGCTTTTAtaa